In Sandaracinaceae bacterium, a single window of DNA contains:
- a CDS encoding sigma factor, translated as MSSALQQLVDRWYAEQRPAPLQEPIATMARPLAMRAAATSGAVDGEVEDIAQHAVERFVKQLHRRDKRVDHADALLWRIAENKAKDGHRRRKRRDEGTERLLHDPTAFEDGPSSPERLYFEEENRKRLAETVKAALAKAPESYRRVIEDHFLNEIPIEDIAERYYAEIAEDVDASDGPAVAAARKKARNRADQHLTRGKRWLKQRLADLMTEDGFR; from the coding sequence ATGTCGAGCGCCCTTCAGCAGCTCGTGGACCGGTGGTACGCGGAGCAGCGCCCAGCGCCTCTCCAGGAACCCATCGCGACGATGGCGCGCCCCCTCGCCATGCGGGCAGCCGCTACGAGCGGCGCCGTCGATGGCGAGGTCGAGGACATCGCGCAGCACGCGGTCGAACGCTTCGTGAAGCAGCTGCATCGCCGCGACAAGCGCGTGGACCATGCGGACGCGCTGCTGTGGAGGATCGCCGAGAACAAGGCGAAGGACGGCCACCGGCGCCGGAAGCGGCGCGACGAGGGGACGGAGCGGCTGCTGCACGACCCCACCGCCTTCGAGGACGGGCCCTCGAGCCCGGAGCGCCTGTATTTCGAGGAAGAGAACCGGAAGCGGCTCGCCGAGACCGTGAAGGCCGCGCTCGCGAAGGCGCCCGAGTCGTATCGACGGGTGATCGAGGACCACTTCCTGAACGAGATCCCCATCGAGGACATCGCGGAGCGTTACTACGCGGAGATCGCGGAAGACGTCGACGCGAGCGACGGCCCCGCCGTGGCGGCGGCTCGCAAGAAGGCGCGGAACCGGGCCGACCAGCATCTCACCCGGGGCAAGCGCTGGCTGAAGCAGCGGTTGGCCGACCTGATGACCGAGGACGGGTTCCGATGA